The following coding sequences are from one Malaciobacter pacificus window:
- a CDS encoding response regulator, which produces MEKLKEFVKSLNILYVEDELQAREISQKIFKRIFKNVDSFENGLEGFLAFQSNKNNYDLIISDINMPKMDGIDMLEKIREVDTEIPVIFITARNESNVLLKSIELGVVNYLIKPLDMETMTKVVYKTCEKIYLKSSLMQKQSELEVYLKTIEQITYITKINKLNKITYINDNFCDLLGKSSDEYIDKDFTTIIDSSVSAEIIDDIKEKFKEGKIWEGTLKSIDKNNDLIYLKTIYMPIYDLNNKDVLEYLAIRYQVTDEEKEKKELNKKIIQNIVQFKKKAYSISEDNKKSHEEIVELKKYISTLNLRIEELENNKKALLNQLESYEKSQLNNQSGRLNLIKQKNEEIENLLKLIKHLKHEKNELFEKIELCNETLEHNKNTIDIYKNNELRLNEKITNLEDVINDLESKLGSSNKKSFFS; this is translated from the coding sequence ATGGAAAAACTAAAAGAATTTGTAAAAAGCTTAAATATATTGTATGTTGAAGATGAACTACAAGCAAGAGAAATTTCTCAAAAAATATTTAAAAGAATTTTTAAAAATGTCGATTCCTTTGAAAATGGGCTAGAAGGTTTTTTAGCATTTCAAAGCAATAAAAACAATTATGATTTAATCATTAGTGATATAAATATGCCCAAAATGGATGGTATAGATATGCTTGAGAAAATCAGAGAAGTTGATACTGAAATTCCAGTTATATTTATTACAGCTAGAAATGAATCTAACGTTTTATTAAAATCTATAGAACTAGGTGTAGTTAATTATTTAATTAAACCTTTAGATATGGAAACAATGACAAAAGTAGTATATAAAACATGTGAAAAAATATATTTAAAATCTTCTTTGATGCAAAAACAATCAGAGCTAGAAGTATATTTAAAAACCATAGAACAAATTACTTATATTACAAAAATCAATAAATTAAATAAAATAACCTATATAAATGATAATTTTTGTGATTTGTTAGGAAAATCTTCTGATGAATATATTGATAAAGATTTTACTACAATTATTGATTCTTCTGTTTCAGCAGAGATTATCGATGATATCAAAGAAAAGTTTAAAGAAGGAAAAATTTGGGAAGGTACCTTAAAATCTATTGATAAAAACAATGATTTGATTTATCTTAAAACTATTTATATGCCAATATATGATTTAAATAATAAAGATGTCTTAGAGTACTTAGCAATTAGATATCAAGTAACAGATGAAGAGAAAGAGAAAAAAGAGTTAAATAAGAAAATTATTCAAAATATAGTTCAATTTAAGAAAAAAGCTTATTCAATATCAGAAGATAATAAAAAAAGTCATGAAGAAATAGTTGAGCTTAAAAAATATATTTCTACATTAAACTTAAGAATTGAAGAATTAGAAAATAATAAAAAAGCATTATTAAATCAATTAGAATCATATGAAAAGAGTCAATTAAATAATCAGTCTGGAAGACTAAATTTAATTAAACAAAAAAATGAGGAAATTGAAAACTTATTAAAATTAATTAAGCATCTCAAACATGAGAAAAATGAATTATTTGAAAAAATTGAACTTTGTAATGAAACATTAGAGCATAATAAAAATACAATAGATATTTATAAAAATAATGAATTAAGATTAAATGAGAAAATAACTAATCTTGAAGATGTAATTAATGATTTAGAGAGTAAATTAGGCTCAAGTAATAAAAAGAGTTTTTTTAGCTAA
- a CDS encoding helix-turn-helix domain-containing protein: protein MNLLIKDPSKIFTIDEIINEIWQETYDDRDYIANLKNLISRLKKKYINLNINNIYGLGYKISINK from the coding sequence ATAAATCTTTTAATAAAAGATCCTAGTAAAATTTTTACTATTGATGAAATAATAAATGAAATTTGGCAAGAAACTTATGATGATAGAGATTATATAGCTAATTTAAAAAATCTTATCTCTCGATTAAAAAAGAAATATATCAACTTAAATATAAACAATATATATGGACTTGGTTATAAAATAAGTATAAATAAATAG
- a CDS encoding transposase, with product MEIILPKISSSLSKMWTKVLNLENSLFPSLKRELQLEELSNKEQKLIKILDFAAIEKNITVVSITNTPKHREEIARAFIAKSVYNIQTTRDLIDRLHSDRTLRILCGWRYKNDIPSESKFSRVFKELSELKIAQKTHEQFVKEYLRDTLFFYNASDATKIPLREKPVKVEKEKFKPKRRGRPKKGETREPKTPSILQQQEDMKTTKQMLSLVSTQCGVGRKQNSKGNFETWIGGKLHISVVDGDIPITAIYSGANVHDSSVALPLINETSKKVSYLYDLQDAGYDSNIIRDFSKKLNHRPLIDINPKNSKELKGKIQLIKDEKKKFKILNLTQSLDTHHYNQRSMVERVNKYLKEDFGCSNIYYKGATKVASVLAFGILSVCIHQSLKLVT from the coding sequence ATGGAAATTATTCTACCAAAAATATCTTCAAGTCTATCTAAAATGTGGACTAAGGTTTTAAATCTTGAAAATTCACTTTTTCCTTCTTTGAAAAGAGAGCTTCAATTAGAAGAGTTGTCAAATAAAGAGCAAAAGCTTATTAAGATATTAGACTTTGCTGCGATTGAAAAAAATATCACTGTCGTATCTATTACAAACACTCCAAAGCATAGAGAAGAGATTGCACGAGCATTTATTGCAAAGAGTGTTTACAATATCCAAACAACCAGAGACCTTATCGATAGACTTCATAGTGATAGAACGCTGAGGATCTTGTGTGGGTGGAGATATAAAAACGATATTCCAAGTGAGTCTAAATTTAGTAGAGTCTTTAAGGAGCTCAGTGAGCTTAAAATTGCACAAAAGACGCATGAGCAGTTTGTGAAGGAGTATCTAAGGGATACACTCTTTTTTTATAATGCAAGTGATGCAACAAAAATACCACTGAGAGAAAAACCTGTAAAAGTAGAAAAAGAAAAGTTTAAACCAAAAAGAAGAGGACGACCTAAAAAAGGTGAAACAAGAGAGCCTAAAACACCCAGTATCTTGCAGCAACAAGAAGATATGAAAACCACAAAGCAGATGCTATCTTTGGTATCAACGCAGTGTGGAGTTGGAAGAAAACAGAATTCCAAAGGCAACTTTGAAACATGGATAGGAGGGAAACTCCATATCAGTGTAGTAGATGGAGATATCCCTATTACTGCTATTTATTCAGGGGCAAATGTTCATGATAGCTCAGTAGCACTTCCTCTTATAAACGAGACAAGCAAAAAAGTATCATATCTTTATGACTTACAAGATGCAGGATACGACAGCAATATTATCAGAGATTTTTCCAAAAAACTAAATCATAGACCGCTTATTGATATCAATCCGAAGAACTCCAAAGAGTTAAAAGGAAAAATTCAACTTATAAAAGATGAAAAAAAGAAATTTAAAATTCTAAACCTTACTCAAAGTTTAGATACCCATCACTATAACCAAAGAAGTATGGTTGAGAGAGTCAATAAATACCTCAAAGAAGACTTTGGATGCAGTAATATTTATTATAAAGGAGCTACAAAAGTAGCTTCTGTTTTAGCATTTGGTATTTTATCAGTTTGTATTCATCAGAGTTTGAAACTGGTAACATAA
- a CDS encoding response regulator, with protein sequence MKNLNEYKKNVNILYIEDDQSTSKKLQSILSKFFNKIYTASNGTEACEIMNTIHDKISLIISDINMPKMDGIEFLERIRSENNTIPFIFVTARSEPDKMLKAIQLDIDNYILKPIDLDNLLEVIDNVLKKEFNYYLKVKEHNIINLGNNLYWDVNKKTLLENEKELKLTKKELLLEPLANSTIIN encoded by the coding sequence ATGAAAAATTTAAATGAATATAAAAAAAATGTAAACATACTTTATATAGAAGATGATCAATCAACTTCAAAAAAACTTCAGTCAATATTAAGTAAGTTTTTTAACAAGATATACACTGCTTCTAATGGTACAGAAGCATGTGAAATAATGAATACAATACATGATAAAATTAGTTTAATTATTAGTGATATTAATATGCCTAAAATGGATGGTATAGAGTTTTTAGAGAGAATTAGAAGTGAAAACAATACGATTCCATTTATCTTTGTAACAGCTCGAAGTGAACCTGATAAGATGCTAAAAGCAATACAATTAGATATTGATAATTATATATTAAAACCTATTGATTTAGATAACTTATTAGAAGTTATAGATAATGTTTTAAAAAAAGAGTTTAACTACTATTTAAAAGTAAAAGAACACAATATTATAAATTTAGGTAATAATTTATATTGGGATGTAAATAAAAAAACTTTACTAGAAAATGAAAAAGAGTTAAAACTTACAAAAAAAGAGTTATTATTAGAGCCGCTTGCAAATTCCACCATCATAAACTAG